DNA from Isachenkonia alkalipeptolytica:
ATATCTTTCCTATTTCTTCGATCGGTTGTATTACTCCAGTTTCATTGTTAATATAGGAGATACTTACAAGAACGGTGTTTTTATCCAGTATTCCCTGCAAATGGCTAAGGTCTACTCTTCCTCGATCATCCATTTTGCCGTGGCAGACTTCAAATCCTTTTCCCTCTAATTCTTTAATAGCATTCAGAACAGACTTATGTTCCGTCGGCAAAGTAATGACCTTTGGGGCCTCTCTTTTGACATGGTTTAGAGCCCCTAGAATAGCAATATTGTTGCTTTCCGTCCCACCACTGGTAAAGATGACCTCCGAGGGCTTCCCTTTGATCTCTTTAGAAAGATATTTTCGAACTTCCTTTATTTTGCGCTCTACCTCTAAGCCCTTTCGATGAAGGGAAGATGGATTTCCGTAATTGAATTCCATCGCTTCGACCAATGCTTCGACAACGCTTTTCAAGGGTTTAGTTGTAGCGGCATTATCAAGATATACTTCCATAATACGCCTCTTTTCTAATAACCTAAATTTTCACCAACAATAAACACTTCCAGATCAATTAAAGCGGGTTTGGCTTGAATGGCCACAGTAATATTGCACATCCGTTGATCACTGTTACAATCATTACACTTTCCGGTAATCCCACAGGGTGTTTTAAGCCCTAGCCTTTTTGCATTTAGGGGGCACGCAACTTCCTTGATTCGCTTAATCCCTGCTTCATAGTTTTCAACAATCTTGTTGACTCCACACACCAAAATTACCTTTTGAGGACCCAAAATCATGGCACTCACCCGATTTCCCACCCCATCAATATTAATTAATTCTCCTTCTTCTGTCAAGGCATTGGTACTGGCTAAGTATAAATCTGCATATTGGGCTTTAGGAAAAATCTTCGGTCTTTCTTCAGGTTTTACCATCCAATGCCAATACACCGGATTGATACTTTGATCAATCGCCTCATATATTTCCATTTCTTTGATCGTCATGGATCCTCCTATACCTATTTTCATTTGTGGTTTGATCATTTGTAAAATTCTTTCTTTTGCTTCTTCTTTCGAAGCAAAATACTCTGCCTTAATTTTATTATTCGACATTTTTTCGATTATCCGTGTAAATTTTTTTTCCATACTGACACTCCTCCACCTATTTAAATTCCTTTACTCTACATTATAAACCATTCTAACACGGGTTACAAATGATAAATTTTTTTAAAAAAGTGTTGCAAAATTTGTCGATTCTTGCTATACTTAGTTTATGGTTATCCCCCTGGTAACCTCAAATAATCTCTATTCCCAATACCCCTTTTAAACAAAACACATATAGGTATGTGTCCGGGCTGACGGAGGCCCGGTTCTTTTTTTTTGCTTTTTTTGAGATCCTCCTTTATCATATTCAACAACAATTCTCCTGTATGTTCTTGTAGATTCCTTTAAAGTTTCATATAATGATAGATGTTGAAAACAAATAGGAGGCGATTATATGACAAAACCTAAAGTTGGGATTATTTTTACCGGCGGAACCATTTCCATGTCTATTGACAAACGCATTGGTGCAGCTATTCCTTCCCTATCAAACGAACAAATCATGTCCTTAGTAACAAATATTGATAAATACGCTGATACGGAGTCCATCAGTTTTTCTCATTCTCCGGGACCCCACATAGGTCCGAAAATGATGTTTGAGCTACGAAATACGACTTTAGAATTGTTACAAAGGGAAGATATTACCGGGGTAGTAATTCTCCATGGTACCGATACCCTAGAGGAAACTGCTTATTTAATGGATCTCACGATCAAATCCAGTAAACCTGTAGTTATTACCGGGGCTATGCGAAACAGCTCAGAACTTGGATATGATGGTCCTAGTAATTTAGCTGCTGCTGTTTGTACAGCTATTTCTTCCGAATCAAAAAATCGTGGGGTTCTTGTGGTACTAAATAACGAAGTGAATTCTGCTAATGAGGTAACCAAAACCAACACTGTATCTTTGGACACTTTTAAATCTCTAAAGTTCGGACCCTTGGGAATCATTGACAACGATGAGGTCATTTATTACCGTGATATCTTGTATCGACAGTTTATTGATGTGCAATCCTTTGAAGAAAAAGTAGACCTAGTAAAAGCTGTTGCCGGAATGGACTCATCGATAATAAAATTCTGTGTTGACCGAGGAGCTAAAGGTATTATCTTAGAAGCCATGGGTAGAGGGAATATCCCCCCCGCAATGATGGAGGGTATTAAGTATGCTATTGAGAATAATGTCGTCATTGCATTAACATCTCGGTGTCCCATTGGCCGTGTATACGACAGTTATGGTTACGAAGGTGGAGGAAAGACTTTAAGTAACTTAGGTGTAATTTTTGGGGGAGACCTTCCCGGCCAAAAGCTACGCATTAAATTAATGCTTGCACTAAATAAGACGAGGGATATTGAAAATATTAAAAATAT
Protein-coding regions in this window:
- a CDS encoding lactate utilization protein → MEKKFTRIIEKMSNNKIKAEYFASKEEAKERILQMIKPQMKIGIGGSMTIKEMEIYEAIDQSINPVYWHWMVKPEERPKIFPKAQYADLYLASTNALTEEGELINIDGVGNRVSAMILGPQKVILVCGVNKIVENYEAGIKRIKEVACPLNAKRLGLKTPCGITGKCNDCNSDQRMCNITVAIQAKPALIDLEVFIVGENLGY
- a CDS encoding asparaginase, with translation MTKPKVGIIFTGGTISMSIDKRIGAAIPSLSNEQIMSLVTNIDKYADTESISFSHSPGPHIGPKMMFELRNTTLELLQREDITGVVILHGTDTLEETAYLMDLTIKSSKPVVITGAMRNSSELGYDGPSNLAAAVCTAISSESKNRGVLVVLNNEVNSANEVTKTNTVSLDTFKSLKFGPLGIIDNDEVIYYRDILYRQFIDVQSFEEKVDLVKAVAGMDSSIIKFCVDRGAKGIILEAMGRGNIPPAMMEGIKYAIENNVVIALTSRCPIGRVYDSYGYEGGGKTLSNLGVIFGGDLPGQKLRIKLMLALNKTRDIENIKNILVGNQIKYRVDTL